One segment of Rhodopirellula baltica SH 1 DNA contains the following:
- a CDS encoding LysR family transcriptional regulator translates to MDIDQLKYFQSVAETKSFTESATRMNLSQPALSRSIQRLEEEFGQPFFERKPRSVELTDAGLLFQRSATQILRILEDTRAEITDDGETGKIRIGAIPTIAPYFLPNLLKQFSNAFPRSQLIVHENTTDELLKRIKQGEIDLAILAEPISEKYVEVKPLMEEELCLLLPPDHPLCDKDRISMKDVEEEPFVMLDEAHCLSENIHSFCRQRSFLPVAVERANQLATVQELVSLSHGISMIPEMARRLDRSKRRVYKSFVSPRPTRRIVCVTNPYRFQSRLFAEFRDRLCEYSKNF, encoded by the coding sequence ATGGACATTGACCAACTGAAGTACTTCCAAAGCGTTGCGGAAACGAAAAGCTTCACCGAGTCAGCCACGCGAATGAACCTGTCACAACCGGCGCTGAGTCGATCGATCCAGCGACTCGAAGAAGAATTTGGGCAACCTTTTTTTGAACGAAAACCTCGCTCGGTGGAACTGACTGACGCGGGATTGTTGTTTCAACGCAGTGCCACGCAGATCCTTCGAATCCTGGAAGACACGCGTGCGGAAATCACGGACGATGGAGAAACCGGCAAGATCCGAATCGGGGCAATTCCCACGATCGCGCCGTACTTTTTGCCGAACCTACTGAAGCAATTCTCCAACGCGTTTCCCCGATCGCAACTGATCGTCCACGAGAACACGACCGACGAACTTCTGAAGCGGATCAAGCAGGGCGAAATCGATCTGGCGATCCTTGCCGAACCGATCTCGGAAAAATACGTCGAGGTCAAACCGTTGATGGAGGAAGAACTGTGCTTGCTCCTTCCTCCCGATCATCCGCTTTGCGACAAAGACCGCATCAGCATGAAGGATGTGGAAGAAGAACCGTTCGTGATGCTGGACGAAGCCCACTGCTTGTCCGAGAACATTCATTCGTTTTGCCGGCAACGTTCGTTTTTGCCCGTTGCGGTTGAACGAGCCAACCAATTGGCAACCGTCCAGGAATTGGTCTCTCTGTCACACGGAATCTCGATGATCCCCGAGATGGCCCGACGCTTGGATCGCAGCAAACGGCGAGTTTACAAGTCGTTCGTCAGTCCACGACCAACGCGACGGATCGTATGCGTGACCAACCCATATCGATTTCAAAGCCGCCTGTTCGCAGAATTTCGCGATCGACTTTGCGAGTACTCAAAGAACTTCTGA
- a CDS encoding P-II family nitrogen regulator has protein sequence MFVGAAPVKKVEAIVRHFKLEDVKNALTEQGIHGMTVSEVRGFGRQKGHTEIYRGTEYAIDFVPKVKIEVVCTSDNLQTVIDTILQTAQTGQIGDGKIFVTNLEESVRIRTGERGEEAL, from the coding sequence ATGTTTGTCGGAGCCGCTCCTGTGAAAAAAGTCGAAGCCATTGTTCGTCACTTCAAACTCGAAGACGTCAAGAATGCGTTGACCGAGCAGGGGATTCACGGAATGACCGTCAGCGAAGTTCGCGGATTTGGTCGCCAAAAAGGTCACACCGAAATCTATCGCGGCACCGAGTACGCCATCGATTTCGTCCCCAAGGTCAAAATCGAAGTGGTTTGCACCAGTGACAACCTGCAAACGGTGATCGACACCATTCTGCAAACTGCCCAAACCGGACAAATTGGCGACGGAAAGATCTTCGTCACCAACCTCGAAGAATCGGTTCGCATCCGCACCGGCGAGCGTGGCGAAGAAGCGCTATAA
- a CDS encoding glycosyltransferase family 4 protein, translating to MQTADQSISGILHLNQLLRHESESEPLMRIAMLAPIAWRTPPRAYGPWELVTSMLTEALVKRGVDVTLFATLDSKTSGKLAGVVPAPYSEDASIDAKVWEFRHLAHLFEQADQFDLIHNQADFPAHAFARLIDTPIVTTIHGFSSDRILPMYQEYQDLVHYIAISDADRHPSLRYAATIHHGIPIDDFPFQPERGEDLLFFGRIHPDKGAAEAIEAARLSKLPLHMYGIVQDEHYHDMHVAPTDDGVSMTYHGVIGGPERLHALGNARALLHLINFDEPFGLSVIEAMACGTPVIANNRGSMPELIEHGVTGLLVNNLQEAVQAIERIDELDRVAVRQSVVDRFSIDRMADSYVAIYQRILGTSP from the coding sequence GTGCAAACCGCCGATCAATCCATCTCCGGCATCTTGCATCTCAACCAACTTCTTCGCCACGAATCAGAAAGCGAACCTTTGATGCGAATAGCCATGCTGGCCCCGATCGCTTGGAGAACACCACCGCGTGCCTACGGTCCGTGGGAATTGGTCACCAGCATGCTGACCGAGGCTCTCGTCAAACGCGGCGTCGACGTGACCCTCTTCGCCACCCTCGACAGCAAAACATCGGGAAAGCTTGCTGGTGTGGTTCCGGCTCCGTACAGCGAAGACGCATCGATCGATGCCAAGGTGTGGGAGTTTCGACATCTTGCCCACCTGTTCGAACAAGCCGACCAGTTTGACTTGATCCACAATCAGGCAGACTTTCCCGCCCACGCTTTTGCCCGACTGATCGACACTCCGATCGTCACCACCATTCATGGATTCTCGTCCGACCGAATTTTGCCGATGTACCAGGAGTACCAAGACCTGGTTCACTACATCGCGATCAGCGACGCGGACCGACATCCCAGTCTGCGATACGCAGCTACGATTCACCACGGAATCCCCATCGATGACTTCCCATTTCAACCCGAACGCGGCGAAGACCTATTGTTCTTCGGACGAATTCATCCTGACAAGGGAGCGGCAGAGGCAATTGAAGCCGCCCGTCTCAGCAAGCTTCCACTGCACATGTACGGCATCGTGCAAGACGAACACTACCACGACATGCACGTCGCACCCACGGACGATGGCGTCAGCATGACCTATCACGGTGTCATCGGCGGTCCGGAACGACTCCATGCGTTGGGCAATGCTCGTGCCTTGTTGCACCTGATCAACTTCGACGAACCATTCGGGCTTTCTGTCATCGAAGCCATGGCGTGCGGCACGCCCGTTATCGCCAACAATCGTGGATCGATGCCCGAACTGATCGAACACGGCGTGACCGGCTTATTGGTCAACAACTTGCAAGAAGCGGTGCAGGCGATCGAGCGAATCGACGAACTCGACCGTGTCGCCGTTCGCCAATCCGTCGTCGATCGTTTCTCAATCGACCGAATGGCCGACAGCTACGTTGCCATTTATCAACGCATCTTAGGCACAAGCCCCTGA
- a CDS encoding cob(I)yrinic acid a,c-diamide adenosyltransferase, translating to MKIYTRTGDSGTTGLFGGPRVAKDDTRIEAYGTVDELNATLGQVRSALKESAGEATAANDGLSELDARIAQVQHELFSIGAELASPHPDQFDLRVIGPVHIQRIEDWIDDAEQQLPPLKQFILPGGSILASHVHLSRAVCRRAERRVISLADAVQTETPISDTVIIYLNRLSDWLFVVSRLVNQILNVPDQIWEKP from the coding sequence ATGAAAATTTACACTCGCACGGGCGACTCCGGGACCACAGGTTTGTTTGGTGGACCAAGGGTGGCGAAAGACGACACTCGCATCGAAGCGTACGGAACCGTGGATGAACTGAATGCGACGCTTGGCCAAGTTCGTTCGGCATTAAAAGAATCCGCTGGCGAAGCGACGGCCGCAAATGACGGATTGAGCGAATTGGATGCTCGAATCGCTCAGGTACAACACGAACTTTTTTCGATCGGTGCCGAACTCGCTTCGCCACACCCGGACCAATTCGACCTACGCGTGATCGGCCCTGTTCACATTCAACGGATCGAAGATTGGATCGACGATGCCGAGCAGCAACTGCCGCCGCTAAAGCAATTCATTCTTCCGGGAGGCTCGATTTTGGCGTCCCATGTGCACCTTTCGCGAGCGGTTTGCCGACGTGCGGAACGACGGGTCATTTCGCTGGCTGACGCCGTCCAAACCGAAACCCCCATCAGCGACACCGTGATTATTTACCTGAACCGATTGAGCGACTGGTTGTTTGTTGTGTCCCGATTGGTGAACCAAATTCTGAATGTTCCGGATCAAATCTGGGAAAAACCCTGA
- a CDS encoding bis(5'-nucleosyl)-tetraphosphatase — MASGKKEPAPPTVCAAGVLLLTRESSPRFLLMRHPDRWDLPKGHCDEGEDFLTAAKRELVEETGIDAKVCEFDPDFQFDLHYPVTYRKQPDKTFQKHVRYFLAFLPQVVKIELTEHEMSRWWPWSPPHQIQSQTIDPLLAAVADHLSAKQSG; from the coding sequence ATGGCAAGTGGGAAGAAAGAACCGGCACCGCCGACGGTGTGTGCCGCGGGTGTGTTGTTGTTGACTCGAGAATCGTCGCCACGATTCTTATTGATGCGGCATCCCGACCGGTGGGACTTGCCGAAGGGGCATTGCGATGAGGGCGAGGATTTTCTGACGGCGGCCAAACGCGAATTGGTTGAGGAGACCGGAATCGATGCCAAGGTGTGCGAATTTGATCCGGATTTTCAGTTTGATCTGCACTACCCGGTCACCTATCGCAAGCAACCGGACAAAACGTTCCAAAAGCACGTCCGGTATTTTTTGGCGTTCTTACCGCAAGTCGTTAAAATTGAACTGACCGAGCACGAGATGTCGCGATGGTGGCCTTGGTCGCCTCCGCATCAGATTCAGTCGCAAACGATCGATCCGTTGCTTGCCGCGGTTGCTGATCACTTGTCCGCGAAACAGTCCGGCTGA
- a CDS encoding chloride channel protein produces the protein MNKIREFLEVFGQSSGKWIVLASMVGVLVGIGAIVFDRLGRVVVRFAMAQFTGYAPMEAAGEEAVMMPADAVFSPWMLVLVMTLGGLVSGTIVYWFAPEAEGSGADAVIDAFHNRRGKMRARIPLVKTIASAITLGTGGSGGREGPISQIGAGLGSVLADRLKLSPRDRRILMAAGMGAGVGAIFRAPLAGAVFAAEILYSDSDMEADVIVPSATASIVAYSLFTQALPIEFRYMPLFGDDLHHTLTSPLELLPYAFLAIAVTIVGVVYVKLFSGTRRRFLELPLWPHIKPAIGAIMAGLVGIGLFRMVGNNMHALGVLGTGYGTLQLALTNAAELGIPMLLIIVFAKIVTTALTIGSGGSGGVFGPSMVIGGCLGAAIGLGFQAMFPSVVTQPEAYAVVGTAGFFAGVARAPISTIIMVRALTGDFGLLVPTMLVTTLSFVMCSRWRLYHWQVPTRMDSKAHRGDFIVDVLEGLKVGDVFDPNRKVLLIPEATTLDEIVHCLADNQQHYFPVVDKQKRIVGIFSDDDVRTYLYNDSIWRLAVANDVMTTDLVSVTPEDDLNTALKRFTSLNLEELPVIDIDEPGKLLGMLRRKETIAAYNRRLVEHKQTAEDA, from the coding sequence GTGAACAAGATCCGTGAGTTTCTAGAAGTCTTCGGGCAATCGTCTGGAAAGTGGATCGTGCTGGCGTCCATGGTGGGTGTGTTGGTTGGGATTGGAGCGATCGTTTTTGATCGTTTGGGCCGTGTCGTCGTGCGTTTTGCCATGGCTCAGTTCACCGGTTACGCACCGATGGAAGCCGCTGGCGAAGAAGCCGTGATGATGCCGGCCGACGCGGTGTTCTCGCCGTGGATGCTGGTGCTGGTGATGACCCTGGGGGGACTCGTTTCCGGAACAATCGTGTACTGGTTCGCTCCGGAAGCGGAAGGATCCGGTGCGGATGCGGTCATCGATGCATTCCACAATCGTCGCGGAAAAATGCGGGCGCGGATTCCGCTGGTCAAAACCATCGCGTCAGCGATCACGCTGGGGACCGGAGGTTCGGGCGGTCGTGAAGGACCGATTTCACAAATCGGTGCTGGCTTGGGATCAGTGTTGGCCGACCGGCTGAAGTTGTCACCGCGTGACCGCCGGATTCTGATGGCCGCGGGTATGGGCGCGGGCGTCGGTGCGATCTTTCGCGCGCCATTGGCCGGTGCTGTTTTTGCAGCGGAGATTCTGTACAGCGATTCGGACATGGAAGCCGATGTGATCGTGCCTTCGGCGACCGCTTCGATTGTTGCCTACAGCTTGTTCACTCAAGCGTTGCCAATTGAGTTTCGCTACATGCCACTGTTTGGTGATGATTTGCATCACACGCTAACCTCGCCGTTGGAGTTGTTGCCTTACGCGTTTTTGGCGATTGCGGTCACGATTGTTGGGGTGGTCTACGTCAAATTGTTTTCGGGAACGCGACGACGATTTTTGGAGTTGCCACTGTGGCCGCATATCAAACCAGCCATTGGTGCAATTATGGCCGGTTTGGTTGGGATCGGATTGTTTCGCATGGTCGGCAACAACATGCACGCGTTGGGAGTCTTGGGAACCGGATACGGAACGCTGCAGTTGGCGCTGACGAATGCGGCGGAGCTCGGAATTCCGATGTTGTTGATCATCGTGTTCGCAAAGATCGTGACCACCGCATTGACGATTGGTTCGGGTGGGTCCGGCGGTGTGTTCGGTCCGTCGATGGTGATCGGAGGTTGCTTGGGAGCCGCGATTGGCCTTGGTTTCCAAGCGATGTTCCCGAGCGTGGTGACTCAGCCAGAAGCGTATGCGGTGGTTGGAACGGCGGGTTTTTTTGCGGGCGTTGCGAGAGCACCGATTTCAACGATCATCATGGTCCGTGCTTTGACGGGTGATTTCGGGTTGCTGGTGCCAACGATGTTGGTGACGACGCTCAGTTTTGTGATGTGCAGTCGCTGGCGTTTGTATCATTGGCAAGTTCCCACGAGGATGGATTCGAAGGCTCATCGTGGCGATTTCATCGTCGACGTTCTCGAAGGGCTGAAGGTGGGAGATGTGTTTGACCCGAATCGAAAGGTGTTGCTGATCCCGGAAGCGACGACCCTGGACGAGATCGTTCACTGTTTGGCAGACAACCAGCAGCACTATTTTCCCGTGGTGGACAAGCAAAAACGGATTGTCGGTATCTTCAGTGATGATGACGTTCGGACTTACCTGTACAACGATTCGATTTGGCGGCTGGCAGTTGCGAACGACGTCATGACCACCGATTTGGTCAGCGTCACCCCAGAAGACGATTTGAATACGGCGCTGAAGCGTTTCACGTCGTTGAACTTGGAAGAATTGCCGGTGATTGATATCGATGAGCCAGGCAAGTTGCTTGGGATGCTGCGTCGCAAGGAAACGATCGCGGCCTACAACCGCCGTTTGGTCGAGCACAAACAAACCGCTGAAGACGCATAG
- a CDS encoding cytochrome c: MQSRCFPCLPATSVAIAFLVAFGFLAEVGSTAIAQEQRARPPKFDADEVSRVFFADPSTAFRGERPSLANLRDAGAEKVMAQAEAAAEESSGGGSKWGKIVSPLSLEDEIKRIKLRYDSVITTPGAFNGGGYQDARLNLTVLATLFAVVSDHKEDVRWKSDAHTARDVMARTARNSAAGSTQVYNEAKLRKADLQDLVSGAGITATQKSEKVNEWHMIADRSPLMEYAEQLLDTLGDHTRDAAATQENLDAVKREAELLAMLGEVLVQEGMDDYDDPDYAELSRAMTTSSSGVVSAIERQDWDGVRSAVGDVTQSCAACHEQYR; encoded by the coding sequence ATGCAATCGCGCTGCTTTCCTTGTTTACCAGCCACCTCGGTTGCAATTGCGTTTTTGGTTGCGTTTGGATTTTTGGCTGAAGTGGGATCCACGGCAATCGCACAGGAACAGCGGGCTCGTCCGCCGAAGTTTGACGCCGATGAAGTTTCGCGAGTCTTCTTTGCTGACCCGTCGACCGCGTTTCGTGGTGAACGTCCGTCGCTGGCGAATCTCCGAGACGCGGGGGCTGAGAAAGTGATGGCACAAGCGGAAGCAGCCGCGGAAGAGAGTTCGGGTGGCGGGTCGAAGTGGGGCAAAATCGTTTCGCCGCTTTCGTTGGAAGACGAGATCAAGCGAATCAAGCTTCGATACGATTCGGTCATCACCACTCCGGGGGCGTTCAATGGCGGTGGCTATCAAGACGCTCGTTTGAATTTGACTGTTTTGGCGACGCTGTTTGCTGTTGTTTCGGATCACAAAGAGGATGTTCGTTGGAAGTCGGATGCGCACACAGCACGCGACGTGATGGCCCGAACCGCTCGCAATAGCGCGGCCGGATCGACTCAGGTCTACAACGAAGCGAAACTTCGCAAAGCCGATTTGCAAGATTTGGTCAGTGGAGCCGGTATCACGGCGACGCAGAAATCAGAGAAGGTTAACGAGTGGCACATGATCGCGGACCGTTCACCGTTGATGGAATATGCGGAGCAGTTGCTTGATACTTTGGGCGATCACACACGGGACGCCGCCGCGACGCAAGAAAACCTGGACGCGGTCAAACGCGAAGCGGAGTTGCTTGCGATGTTGGGCGAGGTGTTGGTGCAAGAAGGAATGGATGACTACGACGACCCGGACTACGCCGAGCTGAGCCGTGCGATGACGACGAGTAGCAGTGGCGTGGTCAGTGCAATCGAACGGCAAGATTGGGATGGAGTGCGATCGGCGGTCGGTGATGTGACCCAAAGCTGTGCGGCTTGCCACGAGCAGTATCGATAG